A part of Gramella sp. MAR_2010_147 genomic DNA contains:
- a CDS encoding MlaD family protein yields the protein MKYSREVKTALLAITAIVILIFGYSFLKGENLLDNSRTFYAVYDDVEGLSPSSEVTINGLKVGQITSIDFLNTSGDLLVTFTVKNDFQFSKNSQAQIYGGGIIGGKSLAIVPEYNANMGMAKSGDTLNGSKEEGIMELVNDRLTPLQNKLEGTIVSADSMLTAITEILDDSTRNNIRGTFRNLDATVSSFRVTADELQGIVKGNSEKLDRTFTNLDEMSTNFNKFSDTLTNMNINKITGDLEKVIADFEGISNKLNNGEGTAAKLINDDAVYNNLDRATKQLEQLLQDIKLNPKRYVHFSVFGKNPGPYDEPNDSLK from the coding sequence TTGAAATATTCCAGAGAGGTCAAAACTGCCTTACTAGCTATCACTGCTATAGTGATCTTAATTTTTGGTTATAGTTTTTTGAAGGGAGAGAATCTACTGGATAACAGTCGAACTTTCTATGCGGTATATGATGATGTAGAAGGTTTATCTCCATCTTCAGAGGTAACAATTAACGGGCTTAAGGTTGGACAGATCACCAGTATCGATTTCCTTAACACCTCTGGAGACCTGTTAGTAACCTTTACCGTAAAAAATGACTTTCAGTTTTCGAAAAATAGCCAGGCCCAGATTTATGGGGGAGGCATTATTGGTGGTAAATCTCTAGCTATTGTCCCGGAATATAATGCAAATATGGGGATGGCGAAATCTGGAGACACGCTTAATGGCTCCAAGGAAGAAGGAATCATGGAGCTTGTGAATGACAGACTAACTCCTCTTCAAAATAAATTAGAAGGAACCATAGTAAGTGCAGACTCCATGCTTACGGCAATCACTGAAATTTTAGATGATTCTACCCGAAATAATATAAGAGGAACTTTCAGAAATCTTGACGCAACCGTATCTTCATTTAGAGTTACCGCAGATGAATTACAGGGTATTGTAAAAGGAAATTCTGAAAAACTGGATAGAACATTTACTAATCTTGATGAGATGTCTACGAACTTTAATAAGTTTTCAGATACACTTACAAATATGAACATTAATAAGATCACCGGAGACCTTGAAAAGGTGATAGCCGATTTTGAAGGGATTTCAAACAAGCTGAATAATGGTGAAGGGACCGCGGCAAAACTTATTAATGATGATGCTGTTTATAACAATCTTGACAGGGCGACCAAACAACTGGAGCAATTGCTACAGGATATAAAATTGAATCCTAAACGTTATGTTCATTTTTCAGTATTTGGTAAAAACCCGGGGCCATATGACGAGCCGAATGATTCTTTAAAATAA
- a CDS encoding N-acetylmuramoyl-L-alanine amidase, translating to MRTNLLKLFVFTFVLFSVSNSVFSAEVPPNKDEFVVVLDAGHGGKDPGNMGNGFKEKDIALSIILKIGKALEKYDGVKVVYTRKTDVFVELFERGRIANEANADLFVSVHCNSHSSQAKGTETFVLGLNRSDTNFEVAKKENSVIYLEENYEVTYEGFDPNSPESTIGLTIMQEEYLDQSILLADMVQKEFTNDLKRVNRGVKQMGLIVLHQTYMPSVLVETGFLTNNQEGPYLDSNKGQEDMARAITAAIVEYSHTINLGLLEKIAKSHPVDHTKTESKPATQQIYDNVVFRVQLAAGSKKLDPKPYNFKGLSGIDRSKEGKLFKYYYGKTSDYLKIQQLHQDAIKKGYTTSYIVAFKDEQKITVNDALKSRLK from the coding sequence ATGAGAACGAACTTACTTAAACTTTTCGTATTCACTTTTGTTTTATTCAGTGTTTCTAATTCGGTCTTTTCGGCAGAAGTACCACCAAATAAAGATGAATTTGTTGTGGTTCTGGATGCCGGTCATGGAGGTAAAGACCCTGGAAATATGGGGAATGGTTTTAAAGAGAAGGATATTGCGCTTAGTATTATTTTGAAAATAGGTAAAGCTCTTGAAAAATATGATGGGGTTAAGGTTGTATATACTCGAAAAACCGATGTCTTTGTAGAATTATTTGAAAGAGGAAGAATTGCGAATGAAGCCAATGCCGATCTTTTTGTTTCTGTACACTGTAATTCCCATAGCTCACAGGCTAAAGGAACCGAAACTTTCGTTCTAGGGTTAAATAGAAGTGATACTAATTTTGAAGTTGCTAAAAAGGAGAACTCTGTAATTTATCTTGAGGAAAATTATGAGGTGACCTATGAAGGTTTTGATCCAAATTCACCAGAATCTACGATAGGCTTAACCATCATGCAGGAAGAATATCTGGATCAAAGTATCTTACTGGCAGATATGGTTCAGAAGGAATTTACAAATGATCTTAAGAGGGTGAATCGTGGAGTGAAGCAAATGGGTTTAATTGTATTACATCAAACCTATATGCCGAGCGTTTTAGTAGAAACCGGTTTTTTAACCAATAACCAGGAAGGGCCTTATTTAGATAGTAATAAAGGTCAGGAAGATATGGCAAGGGCTATTACTGCTGCAATTGTAGAATACAGTCACACCATAAACCTTGGTCTTTTAGAGAAAATTGCTAAAAGCCATCCGGTAGATCATACTAAAACAGAAAGCAAACCTGCTACTCAGCAAATTTATGATAATGTGGTTTTTAGAGTTCAGTTAGCTGCAGGCTCCAAAAAGTTAGATCCAAAACCATATAATTTTAAGGGGTTAAGTGGTATTGACCGGAGTAAAGAGGGAAAATTGTTTAAGTATTATTACGGTAAAACCTCAGATTATTTAAAAATTCAACAGCTTCACCAGGATGCTATAAAGAAAGGATATACAACAAGTTATATTGTAGCCTTTAAGGATGAGCAAAAAATAACGGTTAATGACGCGTTAAAATCTAGGCTTAAATAG
- a CDS encoding methylglyoxal synthase — MKTIAIIAHDGKKPEMVQFLNENREILHSKQLNIIATGTTGSKTEAAGYEVEKLLSGPLGGDAQIAARIAEGLVDMVIFFRDPMDKHPHEPDIFMLMRLCDVHNVPLATNPATASLLIKGLSN, encoded by the coding sequence ATGAAAACGATAGCGATCATTGCCCATGATGGTAAAAAACCTGAAATGGTACAGTTCCTTAATGAAAATCGTGAGATATTACATTCTAAACAATTAAATATCATTGCTACGGGAACTACAGGTTCCAAGACAGAAGCTGCCGGCTATGAAGTAGAAAAATTACTTTCAGGTCCGCTGGGAGGTGATGCCCAAATTGCGGCAAGGATTGCTGAAGGCCTGGTTGATATGGTGATATTTTTCAGGGACCCTATGGATAAGCATCCACATGAACCAGATATTTTTATGCTCATGCGTTTGTGTGATGTGCATAATGTGCCCCTCGCAACGAATCCTGCAACTGCCAGTTTATTGATAAAAGGACTGAGTAATTAG
- a CDS encoding ABC transporter ATPase, producing MLVPFESLPDSSRVWIYQANRSFTQEELQEITPKLDVFIEKWTAHGADLKASYDIKYNRFITLALDQQLNAASGCSIDASVQFIQQLEKDYNVDLLDKMNVSYKQGDFVAYKSLADFRKMVKQKAVSSNTIVFNNLVNNKAEYLSDWEVPASESWHKRFMN from the coding sequence ATGTTAGTACCATTTGAAAGCCTTCCCGATAGTTCCCGAGTATGGATCTATCAGGCCAACAGGTCTTTTACCCAGGAAGAATTACAGGAGATCACCCCTAAACTTGATGTGTTCATTGAAAAGTGGACCGCTCATGGCGCCGATCTCAAAGCTTCATACGATATTAAATACAACCGCTTTATCACTTTGGCACTAGACCAGCAATTAAATGCTGCCTCCGGGTGTTCAATAGATGCTTCTGTTCAATTTATTCAGCAATTAGAGAAAGATTATAATGTTGATCTATTAGACAAGATGAATGTTTCTTATAAACAGGGAGATTTTGTCGCTTATAAAAGTCTTGCAGATTTCAGGAAGATGGTTAAACAGAAAGCGGTTTCATCTAATACCATTGTATTTAATAACCTTGTAAATAATAAAGCCGAATATCTTTCAGACTGGGAGGTTCCGGCATCTGAAAGTTGGCATAAACGTTTTATGAATTAA
- a CDS encoding (Fe-S)-binding protein, whose protein sequence is MQIVAQILFVIALVAGIGFFARNIKRVIRNVKLGKEVDRSDNSGKRFAKMARIAMGQSKMVKRPIAGFLHIIVYVGFIIINIEVLEIIIDGIFGTHRIFSFMGGFYDVLIASFEILALLVFVGVVIFWIRRNITHIRRFLARELKGWPKNDANYILYFEMVLMVLFLLMNAADYQLQLNGADHYASEAGILGSFPVSQFLLPFLDGLSNATLIIIERTAWWLHILGILFFLNYLYYSKHLHILLAFPNVYLSKLTPQGEFDNLESVKKEVELMMDPNADPFAAPAEGEDEGEPDKFGASDIFDLNQVQLLNSYTCTECGRCTSECPANQTGKKLSPRKIMMDTRDRVEEVGEIINKNGKFEDDGKKLLDDYILREELWACTTCNACVEACPIGIDPLSIILDMRRYLVMEESAAPNELAIAMTNIENNGAPWPYNQMDRLKWAEEK, encoded by the coding sequence ATGCAAATTGTTGCGCAGATCCTTTTTGTAATTGCCCTGGTGGCAGGAATTGGCTTTTTTGCCAGAAATATTAAAAGAGTAATTAGAAACGTAAAACTTGGTAAAGAAGTAGACCGTTCTGATAATTCTGGGAAAAGATTCGCCAAAATGGCGAGAATAGCCATGGGTCAAAGCAAGATGGTAAAAAGACCTATCGCAGGTTTTCTTCATATTATTGTATATGTTGGTTTTATTATTATAAACATTGAAGTTCTGGAGATTATTATAGATGGGATTTTTGGAACCCACCGTATTTTCTCTTTCATGGGTGGTTTTTACGATGTTCTTATCGCAAGTTTCGAAATACTCGCACTTTTAGTATTTGTAGGGGTAGTGATCTTCTGGATTCGACGAAACATTACTCATATTCGAAGATTTTTAGCTAGAGAATTAAAAGGCTGGCCAAAAAATGATGCCAATTATATTCTTTATTTTGAAATGGTGTTAATGGTGTTGTTTCTTTTGATGAATGCGGCAGATTATCAATTACAATTGAATGGCGCAGATCATTATGCTTCTGAAGCTGGAATCCTGGGAAGCTTTCCTGTAAGTCAGTTCCTTTTACCATTCTTAGATGGTTTAAGTAATGCTACGTTAATAATCATTGAAAGAACTGCCTGGTGGTTGCATATCCTGGGGATTTTATTTTTCCTCAATTATTTATACTATTCTAAACACCTTCATATACTTCTTGCTTTTCCTAATGTGTATTTATCAAAATTAACTCCGCAGGGAGAATTTGATAATTTGGAATCTGTTAAGAAAGAAGTTGAATTAATGATGGATCCAAATGCCGATCCTTTTGCCGCTCCTGCTGAAGGGGAAGATGAAGGAGAACCGGATAAATTTGGAGCTTCAGATATTTTTGACCTTAATCAGGTTCAATTATTAAACTCTTACACTTGTACCGAATGTGGGCGATGTACCTCAGAATGTCCCGCAAATCAAACAGGGAAAAAGTTATCTCCCAGAAAGATCATGATGGATACCCGTGACAGGGTAGAGGAGGTTGGAGAAATCATTAACAAAAATGGAAAATTTGAAGATGACGGTAAGAAATTACTGGATGATTATATTTTGAGAGAAGAACTTTGGGCATGTACTACCTGTAATGCATGTGTAGAAGCTTGCCCTATAGGAATTGATCCGCTTTCAATCATTCTGGATATGAGAAGATATTTAGTGATGGAAGAAAGTGCCGCTCCAAATGAACTGGCGATTGCGATGACCAATATTGAAAATAATGGAGCGCCATGGCCTTATAATCAAATGGATCGTTTAAAGTGGGCAGAAGAGAAATAA
- a CDS encoding (Fe-S)-binding protein codes for MAEALKVPTMAEYMAEGKKPEVLFWVGCAGSFDDRAKKISKAFVKLLHQAGVDFAVLGTEESCTGDPAKRAGNEFLFQMQAATNIEVLNGYEIKKVVTACPHCFNTIKNEYPALGGNYDVMHHTQFLKALLNEGRLKVEGGKFKGKKITFHDPCYLGRANGEYEAPRDLLRKLEVELVEMRKCKKDGLCCGAGGGQMFKEPEPGNKDVNIERTEQALETKPEIIAAGCPFCNTMMTDGVKNKEKEDSVAVMDVAEMIANAEDL; via the coding sequence ATGGCAGAAGCACTTAAGGTTCCTACAATGGCCGAATATATGGCAGAAGGTAAAAAGCCGGAAGTTTTGTTCTGGGTTGGTTGTGCCGGAAGTTTTGATGACCGCGCAAAGAAGATCAGTAAGGCCTTTGTAAAATTATTACACCAGGCTGGTGTAGATTTTGCCGTTTTGGGAACCGAGGAAAGTTGCACCGGGGATCCTGCAAAAAGAGCGGGGAACGAGTTCCTTTTTCAAATGCAGGCAGCTACGAATATCGAGGTTCTGAATGGTTACGAGATCAAGAAGGTGGTTACTGCATGCCCACATTGTTTTAACACCATTAAAAACGAATATCCTGCCCTTGGCGGGAATTATGATGTGATGCATCATACCCAATTCCTTAAAGCTCTTCTTAATGAAGGAAGATTAAAAGTAGAAGGCGGAAAATTTAAAGGTAAGAAGATCACCTTCCACGATCCCTGCTATCTTGGACGGGCAAACGGTGAATACGAAGCTCCAAGGGATCTTCTAAGAAAATTAGAGGTAGAGCTTGTTGAAATGCGGAAATGTAAGAAAGATGGTCTTTGCTGCGGTGCAGGAGGCGGTCAAATGTTCAAAGAGCCTGAGCCAGGAAACAAAGATGTGAACATTGAAAGAACCGAGCAAGCCTTGGAAACAAAGCCAGAGATCATAGCTGCCGGTTGTCCATTTTGTAATACAATGATGACAGATGGCGTAAAGAATAAGGAAAAAGAAGACAGTGTGGCGGTAATGGACGTTGCTGAAATGATCGCAAACGCTGAAGATCTTTAA
- a CDS encoding RidA family protein, whose product MKRIIQTKNAPAPIGPYNQAVFAGNTLYVSGQIAIDPENGDLKTDDLEEETVQVLENLQAILNEAGLTLEHVVKTSIFISDMNNFGKINEVYSRYFDSENAPARETVEVANLPKFVNVEISAIAVKF is encoded by the coding sequence ATGAAAAGAATTATTCAAACCAAAAACGCCCCGGCACCCATTGGGCCATATAATCAGGCGGTATTTGCCGGAAATACTTTGTATGTTTCGGGACAAATCGCCATAGATCCTGAAAACGGAGATCTAAAAACCGATGATCTGGAAGAAGAAACCGTACAGGTTCTGGAAAACTTACAGGCCATTCTTAATGAAGCAGGACTTACTTTGGAACATGTGGTAAAAACTTCCATTTTCATAAGTGACATGAATAACTTCGGTAAGATTAATGAGGTCTATTCCCGCTATTTTGATTCAGAAAATGCTCCGGCCAGAGAAACGGTGGAAGTAGCGAATCTTCCAAAATTTGTAAATGTAGAAATAAGTGCTATTGCAGTGAAATTCTAA
- the pfkA gene encoding 6-phosphofructokinase, producing MGKKVRRIGVMTSGGDSPGMNAAIRAVVRTCAYYHTDCVGFYRGFQGMINGESINLNARSVRNIVNQGGTILQSARSKEFLTQEGRAKAAKNLKEADVDAMILIGGDGTFRGGQVFSKEHGIPVIGVPGTIDNDIYGTHYTIGYDTALNTVVEAIDKIRDTASSHNRLFFVEVMGRDAGFIALNSGIGAGAEEILIPEEDLGLERLLDSLERSRRAGKTSSIVVVSEGDKIGKNVFELAEYVKKNLPYYDARVTVLGHIQRGGRPSCFDRVLASRLSVKAVELLLDGKKDLMVGMLNNEMESCSLDQALKGKHNINKDLLRISEILST from the coding sequence AAAAGTGAGAAGGATTGGAGTAATGACTTCTGGAGGAGATTCACCAGGAATGAATGCTGCAATTAGAGCCGTTGTAAGGACCTGTGCTTATTACCATACCGATTGTGTTGGTTTTTACAGAGGTTTTCAGGGAATGATCAATGGTGAGTCAATCAATCTGAATGCTAGAAGCGTTCGAAATATTGTAAATCAGGGCGGAACAATTTTGCAATCTGCCCGCTCAAAAGAATTTCTTACTCAAGAGGGGAGGGCCAAAGCTGCTAAAAACTTAAAAGAGGCTGATGTTGATGCTATGATCTTAATTGGAGGAGACGGTACTTTTCGTGGGGGCCAGGTTTTCAGTAAGGAGCACGGGATCCCCGTAATTGGAGTTCCGGGAACTATAGATAATGATATTTATGGGACTCATTATACTATTGGCTATGATACTGCGCTAAATACTGTTGTGGAAGCGATTGATAAAATTCGCGATACTGCCAGTTCTCATAACAGATTATTCTTTGTGGAGGTTATGGGACGTGATGCCGGTTTTATAGCCCTAAATAGCGGGATTGGTGCGGGAGCCGAAGAGATTCTTATTCCTGAGGAAGACTTAGGCCTGGAAAGACTTCTGGATTCGCTGGAAAGAAGTAGACGTGCAGGTAAAACATCTAGCATCGTAGTGGTTTCTGAAGGTGATAAGATTGGTAAAAATGTATTTGAGCTGGCAGAATATGTAAAAAAGAACCTTCCTTATTATGATGCCAGGGTAACTGTTCTGGGACATATTCAAAGAGGAGGGAGACCTAGTTGTTTTGATAGGGTACTTGCCAGTAGACTTTCTGTAAAAGCGGTGGAGTTGCTCTTAGATGGTAAAAAAGACCTGATGGTGGGAATGCTGAATAATGAAATGGAATCCTGTAGCCTGGATCAGGCATTAAAAGGAAAACACAATATCAATAAAGATCTATTGAGGATTTCTGAGATTTTATCTACTTAG
- a CDS encoding putative LPS assembly protein LptD, translating into MQTNIPNSLFCLVFTLFFSLVLYPQEVETSSIPVEAEKDSIAPAINPQEISQQLQQQDTIARDTVKKPQFLTDIVNYTAKDYMRLSPKTNKMYLYNEAKIVYGDMIIEAGLIIIDNEKNEVYAYGINDSTDTYSQTPIFTQAQRKVEPDSIRFNFDSQRALVYNSRTQESEFNVKGMVTKRENDSVYFMKNVRFTTSDDIDDPDYFFYARRIKFVPDKKIVSGLVNMYIADVPTPLGLPFGYFPLTDEETSGFIIPSFGDSQFGYNLQNGGYYFAISDYVDLLTLGSYYTNGSYTFEFSSNYAKRYKYRGNARVRYEKLFNSERGFPDFSERSSYNIQWSHSQDAKANPTSRFSASVNLGSQEYYQESINQANIGNQLVNTLSSSVSYSKTFPGDPQVNLSLAARHSQNTQSGQVNLSLPTLQLSMDRIYPFASKGGAKNGIIENVNFQYSLRGENQMNTVDSLFFKPEMFRNARLGAQHSIPLSTNFKILKFLSVSTGTSYEETWVSKTFERSYDPVLDDVVIDTIRGFDSYRTYNFNASIGTTVYGLKNFGKDKKIQAIRHVMRPSVSYNINPAFDQYYDTYERDDLTTEDEIELVDYSRFDGTLYGAPGRTFSSSIGLSLSNTFEAKVRDRDSTATEPKKITLLNNFSVSTRYNLAGDSLNLSPISIRGSIPIVQNKLDINFGGSLDAYALDNNNRRIDKLNIENGGSLFRLTNGSVNFGYSFSSKDFEGGEEEETDELENETFRNGGRPDDLFGKGMGPDGELFEEDPFEGKEEENESSWYNYTIPWDVRLAYSMNYSNNARQSEVSAHSIMFNGNVELAPKWQVGISSGYDLVNNGVTPTQLRFQRDLDSWLMSFSWVPFGNRKSWNFLIRIKSSVLSDIKYDKRRAPDRRL; encoded by the coding sequence TTGCAAACAAATATCCCTAATAGTCTTTTTTGCTTAGTTTTCACGCTGTTCTTTTCCCTTGTTTTATACCCACAGGAGGTTGAAACATCTTCTATTCCGGTAGAAGCAGAAAAGGATTCGATAGCGCCTGCGATCAATCCTCAGGAAATCTCCCAGCAACTGCAACAACAGGATACTATTGCAAGAGATACTGTGAAAAAGCCTCAATTTCTTACCGATATTGTAAACTACACCGCTAAGGATTATATGCGGCTGAGTCCCAAAACCAATAAAATGTATCTCTATAATGAAGCTAAAATTGTATACGGAGATATGATCATTGAAGCTGGCTTGATCATTATAGACAATGAAAAAAATGAAGTATATGCATATGGTATAAATGATTCTACAGATACTTATTCTCAAACTCCAATTTTTACCCAGGCGCAAAGAAAAGTAGAACCTGACTCTATTAGGTTCAATTTTGATTCTCAAAGAGCTTTAGTCTATAACTCAAGAACCCAGGAATCTGAATTTAACGTGAAAGGGATGGTCACCAAACGTGAGAACGATTCTGTTTACTTCATGAAGAATGTTAGGTTTACCACTTCAGATGATATTGATGATCCAGATTATTTCTTTTATGCCCGGAGAATAAAATTTGTACCGGATAAAAAGATCGTTTCCGGGCTTGTAAATATGTATATCGCAGATGTTCCAACTCCATTAGGTCTGCCTTTTGGCTATTTCCCTTTAACAGATGAAGAAACATCCGGCTTTATAATCCCCTCTTTTGGAGATAGTCAGTTTGGCTATAATTTACAAAACGGAGGATATTATTTTGCCATAAGTGATTATGTAGACCTGCTTACTTTGGGTAGTTACTATACAAATGGGTCTTATACTTTCGAGTTTTCATCAAATTACGCCAAGCGATATAAGTATCGTGGAAATGCACGTGTGAGATATGAAAAGTTATTTAACAGTGAACGTGGTTTTCCCGATTTTAGTGAACGCTCCAGTTACAATATCCAGTGGTCTCACAGCCAGGATGCCAAAGCCAATCCTACTTCCAGGTTTTCGGCTTCGGTAAACCTTGGTAGCCAGGAATATTATCAGGAGTCAATAAATCAGGCGAATATTGGAAATCAACTGGTAAACACCTTAAGTTCTTCTGTTTCTTATAGCAAAACATTTCCCGGAGATCCCCAGGTAAATTTAAGCCTGGCAGCAAGGCATTCTCAAAATACACAAAGTGGCCAGGTAAATCTCAGTTTACCTACACTTCAACTAAGTATGGACAGGATCTATCCTTTTGCTTCAAAAGGAGGTGCTAAAAATGGAATTATTGAGAATGTAAATTTTCAGTATAGTTTAAGGGGCGAGAACCAGATGAATACGGTCGATTCTTTATTTTTTAAACCTGAAATGTTTAGAAATGCGAGACTGGGAGCTCAACACTCCATTCCTCTTTCTACAAATTTCAAGATATTGAAATTTTTAAGTGTTAGCACAGGAACCAGTTATGAAGAGACCTGGGTTTCCAAAACTTTCGAACGAAGTTATGATCCGGTTCTGGATGATGTGGTAATTGATACTATTAGGGGTTTTGACTCCTACAGAACCTATAATTTTAACGCGAGTATAGGAACAACGGTCTATGGTTTAAAAAACTTCGGAAAAGATAAAAAGATACAGGCAATTCGACATGTAATGCGTCCATCTGTTAGTTACAACATCAATCCAGCGTTCGATCAATATTACGACACCTATGAAAGAGATGATCTAACAACCGAAGATGAGATAGAGCTTGTGGATTATTCAAGATTTGATGGCACTCTTTATGGGGCTCCTGGAAGAACTTTTTCGAGTTCTATTGGATTAAGTCTTAGTAATACCTTTGAAGCAAAAGTGCGAGATAGAGATAGTACTGCGACAGAACCTAAAAAGATCACGCTCTTAAATAATTTTAGCGTAAGTACCAGGTACAACCTTGCAGGTGACTCTTTAAATTTATCACCTATTTCTATTCGGGGTTCTATCCCAATTGTTCAAAATAAACTGGACATCAATTTTGGAGGAAGCCTGGATGCCTATGCGCTCGATAACAATAATAGACGAATTGATAAACTGAATATTGAAAATGGAGGCAGTCTGTTTAGACTAACCAATGGTAGTGTGAATTTTGGATACTCTTTTAGCAGTAAGGATTTTGAAGGTGGAGAAGAGGAGGAAACTGACGAGTTGGAAAACGAAACCTTTAGAAACGGTGGCAGACCTGATGATCTTTTTGGAAAGGGAATGGGTCCAGACGGGGAACTATTTGAAGAAGATCCTTTTGAAGGGAAAGAAGAAGAAAATGAAAGCTCCTGGTACAACTACACAATCCCCTGGGATGTTAGACTTGCTTACTCCATGAATTACTCAAATAATGCCAGGCAGAGTGAAGTCTCTGCCCACTCCATTATGTTCAACGGTAATGTAGAACTCGCTCCAAAATGGCAGGTAGGTATTAGTTCTGGTTATGATTTGGTAAACAATGGAGTTACCCCTACGCAACTTAGGTTTCAAAGGGATCTTGATAGCTGGTTAATGAGTTTTAGCTGGGTTCCTTTTGGAAATAGAAAATCATGGAATTTCCTAATAAGAATTAAATCCAGCGTGTTGAGTGATATTAAATATGACAAGAGACGTGCACCAGACAGAAGGTTGTAG